A window of Aquitalea denitrificans contains these coding sequences:
- a CDS encoding ion channel, translating to MGAAKGKGRQVVVGGHVIHVHQLPLKLANDIYHVAMTMSWPQFYVAIAALFFVLNMLFASLYQLGEGSIANQFPRDFWGAFFFSVETLATVGYGDMHPQTVYAHIISMLEIFIGMMSLALVTGVTFARFSLPRSRIVFSRHPVIRPMDGRQVLMLRAANARQNVIVDAEAQLHMLLNTVSSEGTPLRRLHDLKLQRQHHPMFVLSWTLMHVIDEHSPLYGRSAEELAQLRAGFILSIGGSDEVTRQSMAARHLFQHDDIRWNHQYQDLLYTDEHGEDHVDFGLLHAISPMPEPPAPATRPGG from the coding sequence ATGGGGGCAGCAAAAGGCAAGGGCAGACAGGTTGTGGTGGGCGGGCATGTGATCCATGTACACCAACTGCCACTGAAGCTGGCCAACGATATCTACCATGTGGCCATGACCATGAGCTGGCCGCAGTTTTACGTGGCCATTGCCGCCCTGTTTTTTGTGCTCAACATGCTGTTTGCCAGCCTGTACCAGTTGGGCGAGGGCAGTATTGCCAACCAGTTTCCCCGCGATTTCTGGGGTGCGTTTTTCTTCAGTGTGGAAACCCTGGCCACGGTGGGTTATGGCGACATGCACCCGCAAACGGTGTACGCACACATCATCAGCATGCTGGAAATCTTCATCGGCATGATGAGTCTGGCGCTGGTGACCGGTGTCACCTTTGCCCGCTTTTCCCTGCCGCGTTCGCGCATCGTATTTTCCCGTCACCCGGTAATCCGCCCCATGGATGGCAGGCAGGTGCTGATGTTGCGCGCCGCCAATGCGCGACAGAACGTGATTGTGGATGCCGAAGCGCAGCTGCACATGCTGCTCAATACCGTCAGCAGCGAAGGTACACCGCTCAGGCGGCTGCACGACCTGAAGCTGCAGCGGCAGCACCATCCCATGTTTGTGCTTAGCTGGACGCTGATGCATGTCATCGACGAGCACAGCCCGCTGTATGGCCGCAGCGCTGAAGAGCTGGCGCAATTGCGTGCCGGTTTCATTCTGTCGATTGGCGGCAGTGACGAAGTCACCCGCCAGAGCATGGCGGCACGCCACCTGTTTCAGCACGATGACATCCGCTGGAACCATCAGTACCAGGACCTGCTGTATACCGATGAACACGGCGAGGACCATGTCGACTTCGGCCTGCTGCACGCGATTTCCCCCATGCCCGAGCCGCCCGCTCCCGCGACGCGGCCTGGCGGCTGA
- a CDS encoding DUF808 domain-containing protein, with protein MAGASLLTLLDDIATVLDDVAAMTKVAARKTAGVLGDDLALNAQQVAGVRAERELPVVWAVARGSLRNKAILVPLALALSAFAPWAVMPLLMLGGVYLCLEGMEKLAHPLLHGKEEDAAHEDELEAMLTDPAIDPLAIEAEKVKGAIRTDFVLSAEIIAITLGTVASAAFTSQLVVLVGVALIMTVGVYGFVGLLVKLDDIGLYLLRQGGQLRSLIGRGLIHGMPWLMKALAVIGTVAMFMVGGGIISHGWPALHHAIEGVVHPLSHLPGIGAVSRLLLPAILDVLVGMLAGTLALSALLGWQRLRR; from the coding sequence ATGGCGGGAGCCAGCCTGTTAACCTTGCTTGACGATATTGCTACCGTGCTGGATGACGTGGCGGCCATGACCAAAGTGGCCGCACGCAAGACTGCCGGTGTATTGGGGGATGACCTGGCGCTGAATGCGCAGCAGGTGGCCGGGGTGCGTGCCGAACGCGAACTACCGGTGGTATGGGCGGTGGCACGTGGCTCGCTGCGCAACAAGGCCATTCTGGTACCGCTGGCATTGGCGCTCAGCGCCTTTGCGCCCTGGGCGGTGATGCCATTGCTGATGCTGGGTGGGGTATATCTGTGCCTGGAAGGCATGGAAAAGCTGGCGCATCCCTTGCTGCATGGCAAGGAAGAAGACGCCGCCCATGAGGACGAGCTGGAAGCCATGCTGACCGACCCGGCCATCGATCCACTGGCGATTGAGGCCGAAAAGGTAAAGGGTGCCATCCGTACCGATTTTGTCCTGTCGGCGGAAATCATTGCCATCACGCTGGGTACGGTGGCCAGTGCTGCATTTACGTCGCAGCTGGTGGTGCTGGTAGGTGTGGCATTGATCATGACCGTGGGGGTATACGGTTTTGTCGGCCTGCTGGTGAAGCTGGATGATATCGGTTTATACCTGTTGCGCCAGGGGGGCCAGCTGCGCAGCCTGATCGGCCGTGGCCTGATCCATGGCATGCCCTGGCTGATGAAGGCACTGGCGGTGATTGGCACCGTGGCCATGTTCATGGTGGGCGGCGGCATCATCAGCCATGGCTGGCCGGCGCTGCATCATGCCATCGAGGGTGTGGTGCATCCGCTATCGCATCTTCCCGGCATTGGTGCGGTATCCCGCCTGCTGCTGCCAGCCATTCTGGATGTGCTGGTGGGCATGCTGGCCGGTACGCTGGCATTGAGCGCACTGCTGGGCTGGCAGCGCCTGCGCCGCTGA
- a CDS encoding Lrp/AsnC family transcriptional regulator, which translates to MELDRFDWQILQALQQDARSTHQKLAQQIALSASQIGRRLQRMEENGVVQGYQVNILPEKIGLSVMAFAHVSLERHSESSLREFAQAIDALPEVLECYATAGEADYLLRIVVEDLPSLSRFVMNRLMQLSLVRSVKSTIILDAIKHTSKLPLPHTRS; encoded by the coding sequence ATGGAACTGGATCGTTTTGACTGGCAGATTTTGCAGGCCTTGCAGCAGGATGCGCGCAGCACCCATCAGAAGCTGGCCCAGCAGATTGCCCTGTCAGCCTCACAGATTGGCCGCCGCCTGCAGCGCATGGAAGAAAATGGTGTGGTACAGGGTTATCAGGTGAACATCCTGCCGGAAAAAATCGGCCTGTCGGTGATGGCCTTTGCCCATGTCAGCCTGGAACGCCACAGCGAGAGTTCGCTACGCGAATTCGCCCAGGCCATCGATGCGCTGCCGGAAGTACTGGAATGTTATGCCACCGCCGGCGAGGCCGACTATCTGCTGCGCATCGTGGTGGAGGACCTGCCCTCCTTGTCGCGCTTCGTGATGAACCGGCTGATGCAGCTGTCGCTGGTGCGCAGTGTGAAGTCCACCATCATCCTGGACGCCATCAAGCACACCAGCAAACTGCCGTTGCCGCACACGCGCAGCTGA